AAACCGAAAAGCCAAAGTCTACATTCGCATTCTCCCGATTATCATCTCACCGTTCCAGCAAACGGAAGTCGAACCCGGTTGCCTCGGCGCCAGAGCGAGGCTCGCAAGAATATCTGGAGGACCGTCAAGAGAAGGCCTACAGTCGATACGAGCATCTACTACGGTCTAACGCTTCTATGGACAAAGCCAAGCGAGGAGAAGCAGGACATTCATCGGAAAACCAAACGTATCCAACGCATGGCGCCGGTGAAAACAAACTGGAACGATTCATGCAGAGGGTTGGACATCTCATTGGGaagaacaagtaaaaaaaacaagaaaaaaatattctcagGGTGTTTGCAAAATATGTGAATATGGCAAATACGATTTAAAAGCGACTTTTTAAAGTTGTTCCTGCAAATACAGTCTTCAGGGCTTGTTTACGcatttattttgaatggaaCTAAATAACTAACAAATCGTCAACCCATGATTATTGGGTGGGAGGAGCATTTGATTGATGGGTCACTGATTGGATTGTTCCATGTCGGGATGGATGGCTGTTGGATGGGGACAAGACTGAATTTGATTGGTTTTTGCCATGAGTTCAGACTTGACTTATacataaactggaaaaaaaaaatagaaatgaaagaaataaaattaaaaaaacatactggaCAGCAGGGGTGCTCACACTTTTGCTCCAAAACCTACTTTTCAAGGCGCCAACCACCTGGGAAGGCGGGTTTCAGGGGGTCACTAGAGGTTGAAGGGAAGGCAGGTTAGATGTGGCAAATCTGTTATCGGTTCAAAATCATAGGAGAGATTTAACAAGTGTCTGTGGCAGGTTAGTTATGTTAGCCAAGTCTGTCTCAGATGCTAAAAAACGTGAGTACATTTCGATGTCGCAAATGATACATTGTCCTGGAAACTTGACAGATCTGATCAAATCTTACTCACAGGAAATCTACTACTTGGCAATCCACCCAATGAGCAACCCTGCTGCACAGGTAAAGTACAATAAATAACATACTCCCATCGTGATTTGTAAAAGTcacatttcaatttcaattttgCAATGGAAGGACAGATTTTCCACATCAGTATCgtttcatatttatttgttacCCAGTGCATAGTAGCAAtaccatttctgtttaaaaacagTTCAATGCTGGAATTGCTTagacattttagataaaatattccAGGCACTTGTTCCTCTCATCATCCAGTTCCTGGGTCTCAATCTCAAACTTCTTCATGGCGATGAAGTACTGGACAAAGTGCTCCCCCAGCGCACTTCGAATGACGTGGTCTTCGCTCAGGGCTTCCAGGGCGTCATCCAGTTTAACAGGAATGGCAAAATCTTTTTGCTGACTGGGCGCTTTGTGTATGCTGGCTTCGATGCTCAAGTTGCGGCGGATGCCGTCCAACCCGGCGGCGGCCGTGGCGGCGAGGACGACGTACGGGTTGGCCATGGCAGAGCCCAGCTTGTTGTCAATATGGGTCTCACGTCCACCATGGGACTTGACGTTAAAGGAAGTACTGTTATCGTTGCAGCCATAGGTGGCGTACAAGGTCCTCTTGGGGTCCTTGACACTCTTGGCCATATGGCTCCGGCATCCCAGGCCCGGAGACATGAGACAGCTGAGGGCGGCCGAGTGTGTCAGGAGCCCAGCCAGCCACTTGCGACCAATGTCGGAGAGATCTGATGCAGCCTTCTCGCCGCTTTGGAAAAGGTTACGGCGCCCGTTGACGTCCCAGATGCTGTGGGAGAGAACGCCAGCGTTGTAGAGGCCGTCGTCTGTGAAGAAGCTTGCGATGTAGCTGTGTTTGCGGGCCAGCTCCTGTTGTTCGAGTTCCCATATGCAGTACAGGTAAACAGTgaagtaaacttttttttttaaaacagtattTTCTCCATAACAGTGTGTTATTTGTTTGTTAAGTTTCCGTATTGGCCCGGATATAAGACTGTGATTTTTGCAAGTTAgggggttagggctagggttaatgtatgtataaaataattaatgtatGTATAAAATAGAATTTGGTCTCTTTGAAACTTGAAAAAGGGTCGTCTTATAATCgggatcgtcttatattcaggccaatacgGTAAACGAAAAAGTACCACTAAACAAAATTTCATATTCGATATTGTGACCAAATCCGATATTGTCCAACCTTGATGCCGGTCCGGAAGGTGAAGGCGCTGTCAGCTGCCGCAATCCCAAACTCAGGCCTCAGGTTGATCTCCATCTGACCAGGCCCGCTGGCTGAGGCCATACTGTCCACGTCGGCGCCCATGCAGTACATGCCATCCACCAGCTGCTGAAAGAAGGGCAGGTCATGATTACCCAGCAGAGTGGTGGCAGGAAACAGCAACGTTTTGGGCCCGATGCGATCTGGCGCCCCCAGGACACAACACTCATAGGTGAAGGAGGAATGCAGGGAGAAGCCCAAGCTCTGGAGCTGGCCCAGGAGCTGCTTAGCCAAAAGTCGAGGGGAGGTCCGGAGGGGACCCCCCGTCACAGTGCAAGGGTCACAGATGACCCTCGCCGTCTGCTCGGCCCACGGTAGAATCCGAAAAGTAGAGAGGTCCGGGATCAGGAGGATGTCGCTGCTGAAGTTGGCGGCATTGGCGTGGTCAACTTCATTGCTCTTTGGACTCAAGGTCAATTCCAGGTAACTCCTTGGCATTGGGATGCCGTACACAGACTTTTCCTGGAAGATGGAGTAGTTTAAGTGCTGATGGATAGtcatggatggatgaatgaacaGGTGACAGACAGAAAGAGATTGACGACAAATGGCTGATTACGTGGAAGAACCGGACAGGAACAGTTTTGGATCTGGAAACCCCGTGCAAGTCGGTGGCTTCAAATCGTACAAAGTTGATGTTCTCCCTGGCCATCTGTTGCTTGATGGTCTCCATGTTGGAGATGAAGCCTTGATTATCTGATGTATCCAGGTTCTCGTTTCCGTTatctgatggacaaaatatttttgtagcaGAACATCTAACCAAAAGCTAGATTTCTCCaactttatctatttatttaagattATTTATTGGAAACATCTACAAATTCCCAATACTAAATCTCTCAGTACCAACCTGTACGAGAAGCTTTGCTCTCTCCACGGGAAGCGCCGCTATTGCATGTGCGAACCGGGAATTCCGCCTGTCTATTTGTGTTGGCGTCAGGCCGGATAGAACTGGATGAATCCATAGTTGGAGGAAACTGAATAGAAGAGCTCTCTCTAGATCCGGGCCCCTTTCTAGAAGCATCAGTCTGAGGTTTGAAGGTACTAAACGCCCTTTGTGGGTTGTCGTCACCCTGCCACCTGCCGGCTCCATCACCATTCACATCGCCCCCTTGTGGGAAGGAGTACGAATTTCCTCCCAGTTGGAAAGCAGGTCCATCCTTCAGGATGCTCTTCAGTTCTTCAACAGTTTCTCTGTGAGGAGCCCTGCTTTGAGGTCCCCAAATTAGGTCTCCCCCAGAAACTGGTCTCTCCAACCTGGATTGGTCAAAAGCCTCGGGTGGAGAACCCAAAATTGAGGAATGTGGGGGTCTATTTGGGCCTCCAAACCATTCGACGGGGTGGTTGTATTTTCCAGTCACCCTTACCCCCTTCCTGCTTGTCAAACTCATCCCAGTTCCGTCCATCTGGTCTTGGTTTTTACTCGTGCCTTTGTAGCAGAGGATGGAGTCAAAAGATGGAGCAGTTGAATCttggttttcattcatttgtcccTTTACATCAACTTCTCCTTTTGGAATTTGATGGTGAAGTGCGATCTGCACTGCCACATTAATTTTTATACACAATTGTTACAATGGTGATGTATTGGAagcttccctttttttgtttgacccTCCCCCGTACAATCCTTTGCTGTCTAGCTGGGAACTACTGGCACCCACCTGATGTTCAGCGGCTCCCGGGTACAGGAGAGGCTTAACTTCAAGCCGATTGGTTGCTGCCGGCGACCATTTGGGGTCGAGGCTTTTGTGGTGTATATGCCAAGCTCAGCtgctttttttgcctttccaGAAAGACAGCAGGAAAGAGCCAGGGGCATACAAAGCAGCTTTGATTGGTGGTctttacattaaaaaagcatctttttctttggcctttgatttttttaatcattcctaCATTTTcagattatcattattattatattttatactattaaAGATATTTCAGGTCAGTCTGACTACAAAAATAAAGGCTTATTAACTAAATAAGGGGAACAATGATATTTTGAAGCCATTTTTAATGGTAACATTGATCTACAGTATCATGAGAAAGTGGATAATTACTTTTGTGCATTCCTCAAATATCTAAGTAGGAAAGAATGTGCTTTGGTGTGGTTGACTTTGACCCTTAATTCAACAGGAAAGCATAGAATCGTTATGATTTCAAAAGCGCGTGACATATTCGGTCAGGGTGGGGTTTTAATAGCTGCATCAAGTTTGCATCACAGGAAATGACGGTTGGCCTCTGGTGCTATATTCCAAAGTAAAATAAAGTTTGCGCactgaaaggagaaaaaaatacaaagtgtaaaaatattagTTCACACTTATTTCTAACATGCGTTTAAGACTGAAAAACCTCTCATAGCGTTCTTAATTCTGCCAATGCTATTTTTCGCATATTAGATAGTCTTGTTTTGAAGCTCACAAAAGGAAGTGGTTAACTGGCTTTCTTAGTGAGGAGACTTGAGCTCCGCTCTCAGACACGTAACGACGGGCTCGAATGGTGAAGAACCATTTAATTGCTTGACGTTTTTCTTCTGAGGACCGGCTGTATGGTTAAGTTACAATCTTCAATGAGTAAGCGTATCCCAGTGAGTATCTTTTTGAATCAtcattgtatttttgtgtgtgtttcaagtTTCAACTGATCGTGTGTCgacctgctttaaaaaaatagggatCAGTCCTACTGGTATATTGTGTAATTGTAATATAAACGTGTCCCATTCGAAGGGTAAGAACCTAGTTTAGGTACGAtcgagtgtaaaaaaaatgcgcGTGGTTTGACGCGCAATGGGGGACAATGGGTAGATGCTGTTCCAAATATAGATAATCTTGGATTTTTCTGCTTTAAATAAGGCAGATACTTTATTTTGAATCAAAATGGGGACACGGGAAGTGTTCATAGTGCTTTTTTACCAGGGTATTTATGTGGAAGGTTGCGTTTATAGGGCGCGTGACGGCCCAACATGGCGGCACAAACGACAACCTCCGCTTCAGTGGTGACATTACAGCGACGACATTTATAGCCAGCCCCTAACCTATTTTATCAGCATTTAAGACGTGGGTGCGTGTGTTTGCATATGGCGTGTCGCTCTTCGTTCTTTGTCACACGAGCCGCCATGTTGGCTAGATGCAGTTCAAACCGGACAATGGCGGATTTAGCCGACCGTTCTCGTGACGCGTTTTATCCACCGAGAGGAGATTTTTTTCACCCCTCACTCAAATTTTCGAGACATCTCTAAATAAAGCACCCAGAAAGCGtcgtaattttttttgttgaaagctTAATGACACCTGCCGGGTGCCGTGACGTCAGGGTTGAGCTTCTTTGTAATGGTGACGCCATCCGGCCGCCATGTTGAGACTTTGTTTGCCACAAgtgaataaaacttcatttttaCACATGAGCACACTGAGCATGTGCAGTCCCTCGTTAATGGTCAGTGAAACACTTCATTAGGTACACTCATAAcgcattgacaatgatagacgtccaaatcatTTGACCTGGGAGAACTGTCCATCAATCCTTGTCATTATCTGCCATTGACATCACTAATGTTTAAATGAAACTTCTCAGCTCACTTCAACAATTCCCAGGCATTAAATTTCTGAGTACAAACCCCACTATTGCAGACTATCAGTCATCTATTTTAAAATTAGCTTTCCACCACAGCTATCATAATGTTTTACTAACAGCAGTGTTTCCCTCTAATATAAAAGTAATATGACCTTTGCGCAATTCCTATCTATTTAAATCGACCAATGCCATTCCTCCCAatcagaatggattggacatatagcaccgtcaatgacaaacatgagtgatgagtattcaTGACATCAAAGGATAAGACTGGATATTCACATTTTATTGGCTAATTACCTTTAGCATAAGACTTGAAATGACACTTTCCATGATGGCCATTGAATTAATTTGTGGTCTTTGTTGTATCATAGCAGTTCTGTGGTGTTCTGGGTCGCACATTTATGGAGTTTCTGAAGGGCAGTGGAGACTACTGCCAGGCACAGCACGCCACCTATGCAGACGAGTGAACTGTGGAACTTGACATCTGCCTGGACGCACCCCAGCCTCAGTAGGAGGGAACCCCTCGCCATCGACGCGACCGGGACACCTCCCGCAACCAGCGACAACTTGGCCTGGATGGGGTAACTTGACCCGCTGCGCACCGCCCCTCCCCGTCGGCTCCCGCCCGGCCACGAGAAAGGCGGAACTCGCCTCGTTTAGGTTGCCGCACCCACCCGCCGCTCCCTTTCTTTCCCTTACCTGAGGCGCCGCCTCCCCTTAAGAGACGCCCCCTCCCGTTGCCGCCCGGAGGATTCTCGTCACTCCACGCCAAAACTTTTTACGTTAAGCGTCTCTAGCGCCCCTCCCTCCTAGTGCAGAAGCCATTTTGCTTATTTTGGGGGGGTTCATCATGGCGCGCATGAACAGACCCGCACCGGTGGAAATCACCTACAAGAATATGAGGTTCCTGATCACTCACAATCCTACCAATGCCACCCTCAACAAGTTCATCGAGGTGAGTTGTGATACCTTGACTGGTCTTAATGCTTTTTAACATGAGGATGGTGTGAATCTAGCTTGAATTTCACATGTGCTCTTGCTTTCAGGAGTTGAAGAAGTATGGAGTGACCACAGCAGTGAGGGTGTGCGAGGCCACATACGATACTGCACTGGTGGTCAAAGAGGGAATTCAAGTGCTGGTAAGTCCTGATGATCCACAACTTCACCCAAAACACAATAGCACAAAGAGACATGGCCATTATTTACTGTGATGAATATGATGTTATGTAGCAGCAGcgtattttctatataaatctatctaatttttccctttttttttgcatagtttttaaatattaggGTGTATTCTCATTTTCAACTGTGTATTTATGTTGGCCTTtctttatttactatttttacaaataatcattttattgaCTTATAATCCGGCAatgctttattttatatttacttcAGTGCCATCAACAAtgaaagacgtccaatcatgtgacCCTGTCATCCCTCTTATGTATCAAAGAGAaagcattaatttaaaaaatccaatagagacatcaaagagaaaaaatcattttaattaaaaaaaaatctgtcacaaTTCAATGTGTACTTGCAAAGCCTGAGCCAGATTTTCTTTTTGCAGGACTGGCCGTTTGACGACGGCGCCCCTCCCTCCAACCAGATTGTGGACGACTGGCTCAATCTGCTGAAGGTCAAGTTCCGCGAAGAGCCCGGCTGCTGCATCGCCGTCCACTGCGTGGCGGGCCTTGGCAGGTGAGTGTGTCCCACCCCACTCCGTCCCGGCCCCTGCCCACTACCTTAAATTAATATCTCCTTTTTCCCCCCGCAGAGCTCCCGTCCTGGTGGCCCTTGCTCTCATTGAATGTGGCATGAAATATGAAGACGCTGTGCAGTTCATTCGACAGTAAGTCAAGTCATACTTGGCCTATTTCAtcctaaaactgattttttttttacaattttagtgTGTCTATAACTTGGGCCATTCTTTTTTCAGGAAGCGTCGTGGAGCGTTCAACAGCAAGCAGCTCTTCTACCTGGAGAAATATCGTCCAAAGATGCGTCTGCGCTTCAAAGATTCCAACAGCCATCGCAACAACTGCTGCATCCAgtagaacaacaaaaaaacgacacGTTGCCTTGGTCTCAACCCAGAAATTACGTTCTCATCTGGGGGAAAGCCGCATTTTCTTCAACTGCCTTCAGTGCCGCGCGCAGGTGCGCCCCCTGTCCCGCTCTAGTAGTACAACATTCAGTTAATTGGACCTTCTAATTAGACACCATATCGTAGATGAATCCAAACGGTTGCAGAAAGATGGTCACGCCTACTAGTGGTGACAAAGTGTACTCGCGCACGGACCTGAAGCTTCATTTCTATATTTACCAGCTTCTCgtatgactgtattttcatttttttttttcgttgttaAAATCTAGAACCTTTTATGCATTTGTTTACTAATTGCCAcaatgtgattgttttttttttttttgtcatgatttCAAACTGGACTATTTTGTACGCCTTTTTATTTGATGTTCCTAACTTGACACTTGGATACTTGATTAGTTGATGTATTTGATTAGTTGGCTATTTATATCTTATCAATGGACGTGAGTGATTTAGTACCTGAGCGGCAAAAAGTTCTACCTGTTCACTGACTTGTGACAATTCTATTAAAGTGTTACCACCTAAAAGACAAAAGTTGCCTGGTTATTTGATGCTAGGCACAATTTTGAGGTCACAAAACAACTTTCACTAAAAATTATTTCTTAAAAAGGATTGAAATCTGGTTAAAACTGGTTTTTACAAATGTAATTCTAAAATAATGTGCAGCAGCTCCCCGTGGAGGAAGAAAACATGTCAGATAttatcaaaaatgtcttttattttctCTGGAATGTTACTGGAATAAATAAAAGGAGTGAAACATTTTTGCACCAAAGACAACTATTGCTTGTATTGACAAATTAAATTTACAGCATAACATAAAAGGCCTCTTTTTTTCTGCCAACAGCCTTTAGGTGGCGCTGCATTTCTCGCTCACATGTCACTGGGACCCTTCATGGCAGAGTCTTTGCCCCCTACTACTGGCCCCATGGCCGCTGCGACGACGCACTGCGACGGCTCACAATATCCTGCCAATCCAGAGGATCCTGGTGGACCGGGGACGCCAGGAACTCCGGGGGTCCCACGAGGCCCTCGGGGGCCATCGCGACCATCATTGCCAAACGCCGACCGGCCGGGCTGACCTGTAAAGGTAAAAGCATATTTATAGCTTTTTGGTGCATTTCCAGGTGACTCATTGTCTCCTTGAATTTGTTCTAATTCCACTTTTTTATCCATCTTATTTAATGTTGCCTTCAGTTATTTACCTGCCAGACCAGGAGCACCTGGGTGACCTTTAAGACCCCTGGCTGTGGGGCCTCTTTCCCCTCTGTCACCTTGGTCCCCTATGGATAAGAAAATAACATTCCAATTGTACATAATTTCTGTTTGTGtcatttattccatttatttcttgctaaaaaaaattgcgTTTGCAgtaattgtgtgtgtttgggggtcCCACCTTTAGGACCTTTGTGACCAAGCAGCCCAGGCGGTCCCTTGAGACCTGGCAACCCTCGGGATCCTGTATGTCCGGGGAAACCGTTGTCACCGCTGGGGCCCGCGGGTCCGGGTGGCCCAGGGGGTCCTGGTAGTCCAGTGATTCCTGATTCGGGTCTGCTCAAGCTGGCTGCCAGCTGGGCCAACTGCTctgtaccccccaaaaaatgacagtgatGATAAATAAGGATGAgagaggatgaagatgaggagaaCCCACCTTGCATGACTCTCATGCAGACTTGTTTGATATGCGTATCTGTTGGTGACTTGCCCTGCAAAAGTACAATCAATGGTTAGTATGAATTTGTCTTGTATATAcccattttaatcattttttaagcatAAATGGATTATACTGCTTCAGCAAAGTGCTTAAAACAGATTAAGTGTTGACCAAACCATatcaaaaagccaaaaaaatcattatatatttatgcatatatatatataactttttttctgcagaACTTTATTGTGAAATTCAATGAGTAGCAGGTGTCCAGCCAGCCAATCATTGGGTATGATGCAATCAAAGTGCACAGCCAATCACGGACAGCATTGACAGTAGTTGCACATGAGGCTAAAGTTAACTCTGTTAAAGTGATTGTGATACGTCCACTTCGCAAACCAGAAGAAAATTATGGACTAAATGGAAGCTAGACGACCTCAAGCAACACATTCAGGAGTAAAGTCGTGAAAAATAAGGTAACATTTAAGTCAGATTTGTGAAAATTCTAGTGACATTGATTAAGATGTTTTATGTATGGAtataaataatgacattttgttATGATTAGATCATTTCTGGGTAGTAGAAATGCACTTGTTGATGGCAGATGTGATAATAAATGTGATAaactgtgataaaaaaaaaaaaaatccccccaaaccTCAAAAATCCTTTCAGCACAAATGATAAAAAGTGTGGGTAACAAAGATCTCACCCGAGCTCCCTGTGACCCGGGGACACCCGGCAAGCCCATGTCACCCTGCATCCCTCGTGGCCCCGATTGGCCCGGCTCGCCCTCCTTCCCCTGCTGGCCACGCCCACCTTCGGGTCCTTTGTTTCCAGTCTCTCCCGGTGGGCCCGTCTGAAAACACATTATGAAATATCCACAtacttttatatacatatatacatagttttgtcttcaaaaacaatgtttttttcacaacAACCTTGAACAAAAACTcagattgttttttctttacgcAAACCTACCGCTCCTTTCTCGCCCGGTTCGCCTTGATCGCCCTGTGAGAAAATataagtaatataaatatatataaaagcaaGTTCAACAATTGAGATTAAGATGGGAGGAGCTCACCAGATCTCCTCGATACCCAAGCGACCCCTCAGCACCTGGAGGTCCCTAAATTAGAAACCGTCTTTATTAGGATGCTAAAAACGAAAATATCTAACAAGAAAGCGGCGACGTGGATACGCACCTGATCCCCCTTTGGACCATCCAGACCCACAGCACCCTgggaaataaaaaccaaaagttGAGCATTCTTAAccattttttccagtttatAAAGAAATTTATTGCAGATAATAGCAATAAATGGCTAAATTTGGGGATTGGATGGCCACCCACTCAGGGAGTCGACCATTTGGTGCTCATAGTAGTTGGccgggctaggctccagcaccccttgagaccctcgtgaggataaaatggtcagaaaatgaatgcatgtagTTTTGCATTACTTTTGCGAATTGACATAAggacttaaatattaaaaatatgaagattgggtgtcaaaatgtacattttcttaccCTGCCGCCCTTCTCGCCTCGATAACCAGCTGGTCCCGGAAGTCCAGGAAGACCCACGTCACCTTTGCCTCCCTGTCACAAATTTCCAAAATTCAACTGACTTTATTCTCATAGTAGAAAAATACCCATTATGGTGGTCTTTCTTGATTAGCCTCACCCGTCCTCCAGGCCCTCCCATGGGTCCACCTGGTCCTCGTTCTCCTCGTTCACCCTGTGACCAATCAGAATGACCGATTTAGGATTATCCGGATAATCTGTTGCTCATTCAGTTTTGCATGGACGAAATCACTCACGGGTCCTCCTCGAGCTCCGATGGGTCCCACCTCACCCTGGTCACCACGCTCGCCCTAAAATCAAATCCCTCGGGTCAGAGTCCTGGAAATATTTTCTGGAATATTTTCCAGACTCCCATACTTGTTTTCCCGGAGACCCCATCAGTCCAGAGACCCCTGGATCTCCCGATACACCCTGgaaaattagaagaaaaaaacttctAGGGTCTGACCAATCACTGTACATCATATTATGGTGACCAATCTTGCTTTGATACCTTGGGACCGCTCACTCCTTTTTGCCCGAAAGAACCTGGGACCCCCTAAGGTGAGGGAAAGGGGGCACAGTGATCAAACCAAGtaataaactgcaattacatttgttaaaatcataataatgataataataaagaacAATAATCAGTCTTACGGGAAGGCCTTGCAGTCCAGCATCGCCCGGAGCTCCATTCTTGCCAGGAAGACCCtgacaaaacccacacaaaagcaTCATAAAGATGTCTAGTCGTATGAAAGTCagataaaaacatcaaaatatgaATCACCTTGGAGGCAGGAAGCCCTGGGATTCCCTCTCGACCATCCGGACCAGCAAGGCCCTGTGACAGCAACAATTATACACACCCCAGTGAAAAATGTCCAGTCATTAGCATCCTAAGTTAGCATCTAATGCTCACAGCTTCTCCCTTTGGTCCTGGTGGTCCTCTGATTCCGGAAGGACCTCGACCCCCCTACCAAGatgccaaaaacaacaataaaagacTGCAACAATGGGCGATAAATATTCAAAAAGTGAACACAAAGGCCTAACCTGAACCCCACCAGGTCCAATCTCCCCAATTGCTCCTCTTTGGCCGAGGTCCCCCTAAAAAATGTTGAGGAATGAACATGATATTCTGACAAAAATACAGCATACATGGAGAACAACTCAAAAGAAGTATATTGATAACATAGAGGTATTGCAATTCAGTATTGCCCTATTTTTCAGTGTGTACtgcaaaaaaacgtgaaaaacggaggaatactgtaaaatatttttacagtatTCCCCCTTTTTTGCAATGTATTGCAATAACTacacaaaaaactgcaaaatatacTCATTTCTAACCACTGTATAGTTTAGTCTATACAGAAAATACTCATAATACCTTAATTCACATTTTAGAGTCGTTTTTTTAGTCATCCAACTATACAGAATGGAATATATTATCTTATATTATATTGTGTTAAATTGAAACTCACCGGAGGTCCCTGGCGGCCCCGTGGTCCCAAGTCACCAAGCTTTCCTCGGGGTCCCTGTTTGCAGACCACTTGTTTACAAAAGGGAACAATACTTCAGGAATACTACAAATAGATAATCCTACCTTTTCACCTTTGGAGCCGGTTATTCCTGCTAAGCCTTTTCCTCCGGCTGGGCCCTGAGGATAGAAAAATAGCATTTGCATctagacaccctgaatcggtggccagccaatcacagagcacgatgagacaaacaaccattcatgctaaaaaaaaaaacatacctaagggcaatttaaagtgtccaataagccttcaatgcatgtttttgtaatggaGGATACAGTTGAATGACTTACTGGAAGTCCTTGCGATCCAACTTCTCCTTGCCGTCCTTGTTCTCCTTCCTCGCCCTGAAAATATCTTAGAAAATTCAGAAAAGCGCTGTACAAATTTGGTGAatcatgaatatttatttattaacatattATTTTAAGGAAAATGTGCGAGGATATTTTACCTTGTGACCTTGTCGACCGGGCTCTCCGGATTCACCCCTCACTCCCTTGTGACCctgcacacaaaaaacaatcactAAAACCAAAGAACAAacttgtaaatatgtttttagggGGATAAAATGAACATACTTTCATGCCGGCAAGTCCGGCGTGTCCTGAAAGTCCTGCTGGACAAGCGCTAGGACACTAAAAGACAACAATTTCAAGTTAGGGCAAATAGAAACTAGCTACAAGCTAACCTCTAACaggttttttaaataaaaataattcatcatAACATTCCCAAATAAACTTTACACTGagccccaaaaaataaacagtgttaATGTGAATGGAATGAAGCCCGCTTATTGGTACTAAATAGTTAATTTCTTGAATTTTTGTCTACAGTACTTCATATCTTAACcaaatattgatatattttgtattatatattCAATTGAGAACATGATAAAGAGTGTaagtacttatttatgtgtttaGAAACCAGTTAGCAAGATTTTAGGGTTCATTTTTCTCCTGAAATGCTC
This region of Stigmatopora nigra isolate UIUO_SnigA chromosome 6, RoL_Snig_1.1, whole genome shotgun sequence genomic DNA includes:
- the lgsn gene encoding lengsin, encoding MNENQDSTAPSFDSILCYKGTSKNQDQMDGTGMSLTSRKGVRVTGKYNHPVEWFGGPNRPPHSSILGSPPEAFDQSRLERPVSGGDLIWGPQSRAPHRETVEELKSILKDGPAFQLGGNSYSFPQGGDVNGDGAGRWQGDDNPQRAFSTFKPQTDASRKGPGSRESSSIQFPPTMDSSSSIRPDANTNRQAEFPVRTCNSGASRGESKASRTDNGNENLDTSDNQGFISNMETIKQQMARENINFVRFEATDLHGVSRSKTVPVRFFHEKSVYGIPMPRSYLELTLSPKSNEVDHANAANFSSDILLIPDLSTFRILPWAEQTARVICDPCTVTGGPLRTSPRLLAKQLLGQLQSLGFSLHSSFTYECCVLGAPDRIGPKTLLFPATTLLGNHDLPFFQQLVDGMYCMGADVDSMASASGPGQMEINLRPEFGIAAADSAFTFRTGIKELARKHSYIASFFTDDGLYNAGVLSHSIWDVNGRRNLFQSGEKAASDLSDIGRKWLAGLLTHSAALSCLMSPGLGCRSHMAKSVKDPKRTLYATYGCNDNSTSFNVKSHGGRETHIDNKLGSAMANPYVVLAATAAAGLDGIRRNLSIEASIHKAPSQQKDFAIPVKLDDALEALSEDHVIRSALGEHFVQYFIAMKKFEIETQELDDERNKCLEYFI
- the ptp4a1 gene encoding protein tyrosine phosphatase type IVA 1 isoform X1 — its product is MARMNRPAPVEITYKNMRFLITHNPTNATLNKFIEELKKYGVTTAVRVCEATYDTALVVKEGIQVLDWPFDDGAPPSNQIVDDWLNLLKVKFREEPGCCIAVHCVAGLGRAPVLVALALIECGMKYEDAVQFIRQKRRGAFNSKQLFYLEKYRPKMRLRFKDSNSHRNNCCIQ
- the ptp4a1 gene encoding protein tyrosine phosphatase type IVA 1 isoform X2 produces the protein MARMNRPAPVEITYKNMRFLITHNPTNATLNKFIEELKKYGVTTAVRVCEATYDTALVVKEGIQVLDWPFDDGAPPSNQIVDDWLNLLKVKFREEPGCCIAVHCVAGLGRAPVLVALALIECGMKYEDAVQFIRHVVERSTASSSSTWRNIVQRCVCASKIPTAIATTAASSRTTKKRHVALVSTQKLRSHLGESRIFFNCLQCRAQVRPLSRSSSTTFS
- the col9a1a gene encoding collagen, type IX, alpha 1a is translated as MDLSGSCRLLLLVQALLIASAQRGPVGPRGPPGPPGIAGVPGVDGIDGERGVDSKVNGGPGLPGENGINGIPGVSGLPGADGPVGPPGDRGLAGVKGPKGVPGPPGPAGEPGVGPDGLDGIPGTDGLPGEMGKVGPPGARGKKGQVGGSGAVGPRGPPGVYQGQELCPSACPAGLSGHAGLAGMKGHKGVRGESGEPGRQGHKGEEGEQGRQGEVGSQGLPGPAGGKGLAGITGSKGEKGPRGKLGDLGPRGRQGPPGDLGQRGAIGEIGPGGVQGGRGPSGIRGPPGPKGEAGLAGPDGREGIPGLPASKGLPGKNGAPGDAGLQGLPGVPGSFGQKGVSGPKGVSGDPGVSGLMGSPGKQGERGDQGEVGPIGARGGPGERGERGPGGPMGGPGGRGGKGDVGLPGLPGPAGYRGEKGGRGAVGLDGPKGDQGPPGAEGSLGYRGDLGDQGEPGEKGATGPPGETGNKGPEGGRGQQGKEGEPGQSGPRGMQGDMGLPGVPGSQGARGKSPTDTHIKQVCMRVMQEQLAQLAASLSRPESGITGLPGPPGPPGPAGPSGDNGFPGHTGSRGLPGLKGPPGLLGHKGPKGDQGDRGERGPTARGLKGHPGAPGLAGQPGRSAFGNDGRDGPRGPRGTPGVPGVPGPPGSSGLAGYCEPSQCVVAAAMGPVVGGKDSAMKGPSDM